One Candidatus Tectomicrobia bacterium genomic window carries:
- a CDS encoding cytochrome c, with translation MEFPYYPINDFGPAMKGMIIGGLGIFHVFLAQFAIGGGMLMCYFQWLSQTGREPAAREALDGYFKFLVLVSFVTGALTGVGMWFTAIQISPRTIGMMVEEFHWIWATEWTFFCLEIAAGYAYYRHGAGLSDPARMRLLVLYSVAAWFSLFWVNGILSWQLTPGGWAPGGNVWAGFFNPSFWPSLLYRTFASTSIAALVACVVVNAHPRLSLAQRDAVIHRAAHFLIPMVLMPFLGLWYLYTLPPDSRAWALGGSAAMTLFTGVAAGASLFVGLYALIGLNLQRLTINGATATLLLGLAFVATGGGEFVREGVRKPYTIRAALFSNSIKPDEIAELRRIGSVTRDPYPLRDAARYPNDQVRLGAKVFRFQCSVCHTLSGANGLVHLAGTWTPDQMRLNIAKLQQTKPFMPPFSGTADELEALVQMIAWAKAGSPSEWPSSNEIATIVQIDRWLQEAGISPGWYRERKQ, from the coding sequence ATGGAGTTCCCGTACTACCCCATCAATGATTTCGGGCCCGCCATGAAGGGCATGATCATCGGCGGGCTCGGCATCTTCCACGTCTTCCTCGCCCAGTTCGCGATCGGGGGCGGGATGCTCATGTGCTACTTCCAGTGGCTCTCCCAGACGGGCCGCGAGCCCGCAGCCCGGGAGGCTCTGGACGGCTACTTCAAGTTCCTCGTCCTCGTCAGCTTCGTCACCGGCGCCCTCACCGGCGTAGGGATGTGGTTCACCGCTATCCAGATTAGCCCGCGCACCATCGGCATGATGGTGGAGGAGTTCCACTGGATCTGGGCGACCGAGTGGACCTTCTTCTGCCTGGAGATCGCCGCGGGCTACGCCTACTACCGCCACGGCGCCGGACTCTCCGATCCCGCCCGGATGCGCCTTCTGGTCCTCTATTCCGTGGCCGCCTGGTTCAGCCTTTTCTGGGTCAACGGCATTCTCTCCTGGCAGCTCACACCGGGGGGCTGGGCGCCCGGCGGGAACGTGTGGGCGGGCTTCTTCAATCCGAGCTTCTGGCCCTCCCTGCTCTACCGGACCTTCGCCTCGACGAGCATCGCCGCCCTGGTCGCCTGCGTGGTGGTGAACGCCCACCCCCGCCTGAGCCTCGCCCAGCGGGACGCCGTCATCCATCGCGCGGCGCACTTCCTGATCCCCATGGTCCTCATGCCCTTCCTGGGCCTGTGGTATCTCTATACCCTTCCCCCGGACAGCCGGGCCTGGGCGCTGGGAGGGAGCGCCGCCATGACGCTCTTCACGGGGGTGGCGGCGGGGGCATCCCTCTTCGTCGGCCTCTACGCCCTGATCGGCCTGAATCTCCAGCGGCTCACCATCAACGGGGCCACGGCCACCCTCCTCTTGGGCCTGGCCTTCGTCGCGACGGGCGGGGGCGAGTTCGTCCGGGAGGGGGTGCGGAAGCCCTACACCATCCGGGCGGCCCTGTTCTCCAACTCCATCAAGCCGGACGAGATCGCGGAGCTGCGGCGCATCGGCTCAGTCACGCGGGACCCCTACCCCCTGCGTGACGCGGCCCGCTACCCCAACGACCAGGTGCGGCTGGGGGCCAAGGTCTTCCGGTTCCAGTGCAGCGTCTGCCACACCTTGAGCGGCGCGAACGGCCTGGTGCACCTGGCGGGCACCTGGACCCCCGACCAGATGCGCCTGAACATCGCCAAGCTCCAGCAGACGAAGCCCTTCATGCCCCCCTTCTCCGGGACGGCGGACGAGCTGGAGGCCCTGGTGCAAATGATCGCCTGGGCCAAGGCGGGAAGTCCCAGTGAGTGGCCCTCCTCGAACGAGATCGCCACCATCGTGCAGATTGACCGGTGGCTCCAGGAGGCGGGTATCTCCCCTGGCTGGTACCGGGAAAGGAAACAATGA
- a CDS encoding Ldh family oxidoreductase: MAEIRFPVDRLQSFIRAAFVAQGVPAGHAEIAAQRMIESDLRGMGAHGILRLPPYSRRIREGGYNLNPKIKVTRETPVSALVDGDNGLGQVVMTFVAELAIKKAKESGMAWIGTHHDNHAGCGGVYASLPLKHDMVAMYSTVANANHMAPWNGVDRLLSTNPLAIAVPAGEEPPVVLDIATTVVSYGRIKLAAQRGETMPAGWMIDMKGEPLTDPNRSDEGFLLPIGGYKGYGLNFILGALAGVMNGAAFGSAVIDFNKDFKSVTNTGHMYFVMRPDLFRDIKGFKAEMDFRIREIRDSTPMEGKGPILLPGELEHRSQIEVREKGVPVNETLLKQLRELAASLKLEDRLEG; the protein is encoded by the coding sequence ATGGCTGAGATTCGCTTTCCGGTGGACCGGCTCCAGAGCTTCATCCGGGCGGCCTTCGTGGCCCAGGGCGTGCCCGCCGGGCACGCGGAGATCGCCGCCCAGCGGATGATCGAATCCGATCTGCGCGGCATGGGCGCCCACGGCATCCTGAGGCTCCCCCCCTACAGCCGGCGCATCCGGGAGGGCGGCTACAATCTGAATCCCAAGATCAAGGTGACCCGCGAGACGCCCGTGAGCGCCCTCGTGGACGGGGACAACGGCCTCGGGCAGGTGGTGATGACCTTCGTGGCCGAGCTCGCCATCAAGAAGGCCAAGGAGAGCGGCATGGCCTGGATCGGCACCCACCACGACAACCACGCCGGCTGCGGCGGAGTCTACGCCTCCCTTCCCCTCAAGCACGACATGGTCGCCATGTACAGCACCGTGGCGAACGCGAACCACATGGCGCCCTGGAACGGGGTGGACCGCCTGCTCAGCACCAACCCCCTGGCCATCGCCGTCCCCGCGGGGGAGGAGCCTCCCGTGGTGCTGGACATCGCCACCACCGTCGTCTCCTACGGCCGGATCAAGCTGGCGGCCCAGCGCGGCGAAACCATGCCCGCCGGCTGGATGATCGACATGAAGGGCGAGCCCCTCACCGACCCCAACCGCTCGGACGAGGGCTTCCTCCTCCCCATCGGGGGCTACAAGGGCTACGGGCTCAACTTCATCCTGGGGGCCCTGGCCGGGGTGATGAACGGGGCCGCCTTCGGCAGCGCCGTCATCGACTTCAACAAGGACTTCAAGAGCGTCACCAACACCGGGCACATGTACTTCGTCATGCGGCCCGACCTCTTCCGGGACATCAAGGGATTCAAGGCGGAGATGGACTTCCGCATCCGTGAGATCCGCGACTCCACCCCCATGGAGGGCAAGGGGCCCATCCTCCTGCCGGGGGAGCTGGAGCACCGCTCCCAGATCGAGGTCCGCGAGAAGGGGGTCCCGGTGAACGAGACCCTGCTGAAGCAGCTCCGCGAGCTGGCGGCCTCCCTCAAGCTGGAGGACCGGCTGGAGGGGTAG
- the apbC gene encoding iron-sulfur cluster carrier protein ApbC — MPDITQEQIVEALKKVKDPDLGKDLVALKMVKDITICADAVAFTLELTTPAHPRKEKFLEDCRLAVGSLPGVKTVNVRLTSHVAARPAVQGKMSIPGVKNIMAVASGKGGVGKSTVAANLALSLHLDGAKVGILDADIYGPSQPLMLGIQGERPLAADDNKIYPLKAHGVKVMSMGFLVGEDSPVIWRGPMVMKALVQFLGDTIWGELDYLVLDLPPGTGDAQLTIVQQVALAGAVIVTTPQDIALLDARKGLQMFRKTDVPILGIIENMSHYLCPQCGHREDIFDTGGGQRAADRYEVPFLGAIPLDIKVRLGGDRGTPVVAGEPDSPIARAFREAARNVALQVAIHNSSAPFTVPELKIIG; from the coding sequence ATGCCCGATATTACGCAGGAGCAGATTGTCGAAGCGCTGAAAAAAGTGAAAGACCCCGACCTGGGGAAGGACCTTGTGGCCCTCAAGATGGTCAAGGACATCACCATCTGCGCCGACGCCGTGGCCTTCACCCTGGAGCTGACCACCCCGGCCCATCCCCGGAAGGAGAAGTTCCTGGAGGATTGCCGCCTCGCCGTTGGCTCCCTGCCGGGGGTGAAGACGGTCAACGTCCGCCTCACGAGCCACGTCGCGGCCCGGCCCGCCGTCCAGGGGAAAATGTCCATCCCCGGAGTGAAGAACATCATGGCCGTGGCGAGCGGCAAGGGCGGGGTGGGGAAGTCCACCGTGGCGGCGAACCTGGCCCTCTCGCTGCACCTGGACGGGGCGAAGGTCGGCATCCTCGACGCCGACATCTACGGCCCGAGCCAGCCCCTGATGCTGGGGATCCAGGGGGAGAGGCCCCTCGCCGCGGACGACAACAAGATCTACCCCCTCAAGGCCCACGGGGTGAAGGTGATGTCCATGGGCTTCCTCGTGGGGGAGGACTCCCCCGTCATCTGGCGCGGCCCCATGGTGATGAAGGCCCTGGTACAGTTCCTGGGGGACACGATCTGGGGCGAGCTCGACTACCTCGTGCTCGACCTCCCGCCCGGCACCGGGGACGCCCAGCTCACCATCGTCCAGCAGGTCGCCCTGGCCGGGGCGGTGATCGTGACGACCCCGCAGGACATCGCCTTGCTCGATGCCCGCAAGGGCCTCCAGATGTTCCGCAAGACGGACGTTCCCATCCTGGGCATCATCGAGAACATGAGCCACTACCTGTGCCCCCAGTGCGGCCACCGCGAGGACATCTTCGACACGGGCGGGGGCCAGCGGGCGGCCGATCGGTACGAGGTCCCCTTCCTGGGCGCCATCCCGCTGGACATCAAGGTCCGCCTCGGAGGGGACCGCGGGACGCCCGTGGTGGCGGGGGAGCCGGACAGCCCCATCGCCCGCGCCTTCCGCGAGGCCGCGCGGAACGTGGCCCTCCAGGTGGCCATCCACAACTCCTCGGCTCCCTTCACGGTGCCCGAGCTCAAGATCATCGGCTAA
- a CDS encoding electron transfer flavoprotein subunit alpha/FixB family protein: protein MSKDVLILAERAGDRLALVSSELCGVGRKLAKETGGSLVAVLLGGPGTKDLAKGLIALGADKVIAAESEHLTDYTNAVYTQVVDAAVGQVSPAIFLVANTAVGRDVAPRIAFRRGASYAHDCTDLSIEGGRLAAVRPVFGGSAVSHVRSRTEALAVASTRAKAFPLSDVQEGRAGELAGLDVKVEAGALKMSFVETKRVEAEGVRLEDAEIVVSGGRGLGGAENFSYLQDLAKVLKAAVGASRAAVDAGWATTPMQVGQTGKIVSPNLYIAVGISGAMQHMVGAGPSKNIVAINTDPEAPIFQRAKYGVVGDYRKVLPAFTKKVQELMQN, encoded by the coding sequence ATGTCAAAGGATGTCCTGATTCTGGCGGAGCGGGCGGGGGATCGCCTCGCCCTGGTGAGCAGCGAGTTGTGCGGGGTCGGCCGGAAGCTGGCCAAGGAGACGGGCGGCTCGCTCGTCGCCGTTCTTTTGGGCGGCCCGGGCACGAAGGATCTGGCCAAGGGCCTCATCGCCCTGGGGGCGGACAAGGTCATCGCGGCCGAATCCGAGCACCTGACGGACTACACCAACGCCGTCTACACCCAGGTGGTGGACGCCGCGGTGGGCCAGGTTTCGCCCGCCATCTTTCTGGTGGCCAACACCGCGGTCGGGCGGGACGTGGCGCCCCGCATCGCCTTCCGGCGGGGCGCGAGCTACGCCCACGACTGCACCGACCTCTCCATCGAGGGCGGGCGGCTGGCGGCCGTGCGGCCGGTGTTCGGCGGGAGCGCGGTCAGCCACGTCCGCTCCCGCACCGAGGCGCTCGCCGTGGCCAGCACGCGCGCCAAGGCCTTCCCCCTCTCGGATGTCCAGGAGGGCCGGGCGGGCGAGCTCGCGGGCCTGGATGTGAAGGTGGAGGCCGGCGCACTCAAGATGAGCTTCGTCGAGACGAAGCGGGTGGAGGCCGAGGGCGTGCGCCTGGAGGACGCCGAGATCGTCGTGAGCGGCGGCCGGGGCCTGGGCGGGGCCGAGAACTTCTCCTACCTGCAGGACCTGGCCAAGGTGCTCAAGGCGGCCGTGGGGGCCAGCCGGGCCGCCGTGGACGCCGGCTGGGCGACCACCCCGATGCAGGTGGGCCAGACGGGCAAGATCGTGAGCCCCAACCTCTACATCGCCGTCGGCATCTCGGGCGCCATGCAGCACATGGTGGGGGCCGGGCCCAGCAAGAACATCGTGGCCATCAACACCGACCCCGAGGCGCCCATCTTCCAGCGAGCCAAGTATGGCGTGGTGGGGGACTACAGGAAGGTTCTCCCGGCGTTCACGAAGAAGGTCCAGGAGCTGATGCAGAACTAG
- a CDS encoding DMT family transporter: MSRAVLLAVISSVCFSLTYIYSRIGTMGASSLLGGFISTSVVALFFLPWVAATVPASAYGDPRLLWFVGLGLFMPGLVRAIQVEGIKRIGAAPSGILRGLAPFVSTTLAVVLLGERPSPRVIAGTLAIIAGLVVLSIRPGELRSWNLAGVLLGLLATFTWSVRDVVIRYAQPGVAHEGLPIFVMSATSMLTMGLGCLVADREAFGRATRRGVTGFVLVGLASTGALTTLFAALRQGEVAVVTPIVSTQPLFVLLFAPILLRGMESITRLMVLGAVLIVLGGALIGMK, translated from the coding sequence GTGAGCCGGGCCGTCCTGCTTGCCGTCATCTCCTCCGTCTGCTTCTCCCTGACTTACATCTACTCCCGCATCGGGACCATGGGAGCCTCCTCCCTGCTGGGAGGCTTCATCTCCACCTCGGTCGTCGCCCTCTTCTTCCTGCCATGGGTCGCGGCGACGGTCCCGGCCTCCGCCTACGGCGATCCGAGGCTCCTGTGGTTCGTGGGGCTGGGCCTTTTCATGCCGGGCCTGGTCCGCGCCATTCAGGTGGAGGGCATCAAGCGCATCGGCGCCGCCCCCTCCGGCATCCTGCGGGGGCTGGCCCCGTTCGTGTCCACCACCCTGGCCGTGGTCCTGCTCGGCGAGCGGCCGAGCCCGCGGGTGATCGCGGGGACGCTGGCCATCATCGCGGGGCTGGTCGTCCTCTCCATCCGCCCGGGCGAGTTGCGCTCCTGGAACCTGGCGGGGGTCCTCCTCGGGCTCCTCGCCACGTTCACCTGGTCGGTGAGGGACGTGGTGATCCGGTACGCCCAGCCGGGGGTGGCCCACGAGGGCCTGCCGATTTTCGTCATGTCGGCCACGTCCATGCTGACGATGGGGCTGGGCTGCCTGGTGGCGGACCGGGAGGCCTTCGGCCGGGCGACCCGCCGGGGCGTCACGGGATTCGTGCTCGTGGGGCTGGCGAGCACCGGCGCGCTCACCACCCTCTTCGCCGCCCTCCGGCAGGGCGAGGTGGCGGTGGTCACCCCCATCGTCTCGACCCAGCCCCTGTTCGTGCTGCTCTTCGCCCCGATCCTGCTGAGGGGGATGGAATCCATCACCCGCCTGATGGTCCTGGGCGCAGTCCTCATCGTGCTGGGCGGCGCCCTCATCGGGATGAAGTGA
- a CDS encoding SDR family oxidoreductase, with amino-acid sequence MIPIDLSGKVALVSGGSQGIGRGCGEWLAKAGAAVALVARNGEKLNEAAEAIRKEGGRAEAIAADLTQPGKCEWAVSETVARLGGLDILVNVAGVARRSDPAETTDDDIDTAINLKVRAAVRMVKEAVPHMKARGGGSIIFTLGLSHVHTSVWHGSGSMSNGMLLPYKHQLAKRVAPWNIRVNVVNPGATETPRMSIQQRRIAEMSGKSVDDVARERLANIPMGRFVRVDDVAKLVLFLCSDMASYITGESISVDGGENNAVR; translated from the coding sequence GTGATCCCCATCGATCTGAGCGGCAAGGTCGCGCTGGTGTCGGGAGGGAGCCAGGGCATCGGCCGGGGGTGCGGGGAATGGCTGGCCAAGGCCGGGGCGGCGGTGGCCCTGGTGGCCCGGAACGGCGAGAAGCTCAACGAGGCGGCCGAGGCCATCCGCAAGGAGGGGGGCCGGGCCGAGGCCATCGCCGCCGACCTGACCCAGCCGGGCAAGTGCGAGTGGGCCGTGAGCGAGACGGTGGCGCGCCTCGGGGGGCTCGACATCCTGGTGAACGTGGCGGGCGTCGCCCGCCGCTCCGATCCGGCCGAGACCACCGACGACGACATCGACACCGCCATCAACCTCAAGGTGCGCGCCGCCGTCCGGATGGTGAAGGAGGCGGTTCCCCACATGAAGGCCCGGGGCGGCGGGAGCATCATCTTCACCCTGGGCCTGAGCCACGTGCACACCTCCGTTTGGCACGGCTCGGGCTCCATGTCGAACGGAATGCTCCTTCCCTACAAGCACCAGCTCGCCAAGCGGGTGGCGCCGTGGAACATCCGCGTGAACGTCGTGAACCCGGGAGCCACCGAAACCCCCCGGATGTCCATCCAGCAGCGGCGGATCGCCGAGATGAGCGGGAAGAGCGTGGACGACGTGGCGCGGGAGCGGCTCGCGAACATCCCGATGGGGCGCTTCGTGCGCGTGGACGACGTGGCGAAGCTGGTGCTCTTCCTGTGCTCGGACATGGCGAGCTACATCACGGGCGAGTCCATCTCGGTGGACGGCGGGGAGAACAACGCGGTGCGGTAG
- a CDS encoding electron transfer flavoprotein subunit beta/FixA family protein, whose amino-acid sequence MDIVVCIKQVQDPDIPPRDFKVDEEKMMVVPPANVPPVISTFDENAVEAAIQLKESKGGKITVVTVGGEKAKDALKKCLAMGCDEAVLLQDQAFDGSDAFGVARALAAAIRKIGAFDLILCGRLSSDWSYGATPLALAEALNLPSVTQLQTIEVKDGGLRCERALADGVEVVDVSTPCLLTISNEMNTPRLPSVKGILTASRKQIPLWKAADLGLDAASVGAAAATMELTRLYKPVFTGQCEFITGETLEEAAANLALRLRADKII is encoded by the coding sequence GTGGACATCGTTGTGTGCATCAAGCAAGTGCAGGACCCCGACATCCCGCCTCGCGATTTCAAGGTGGATGAAGAGAAGATGATGGTGGTGCCCCCGGCGAACGTCCCGCCCGTCATCAGCACCTTCGACGAGAACGCCGTGGAAGCCGCCATCCAGCTCAAGGAGTCCAAGGGCGGCAAGATCACCGTCGTCACGGTGGGCGGCGAGAAGGCCAAGGACGCCCTCAAGAAATGCCTCGCCATGGGCTGCGACGAGGCCGTCCTGCTCCAGGACCAGGCTTTCGACGGCTCCGACGCCTTCGGCGTGGCGCGCGCCCTGGCCGCCGCCATCCGGAAAATCGGCGCCTTCGACCTCATCCTCTGCGGCCGCTTGAGCAGCGACTGGAGCTACGGCGCGACCCCGCTCGCCCTGGCCGAGGCGCTCAACCTGCCGAGCGTCACCCAGCTCCAGACGATCGAGGTGAAGGACGGCGGCCTCCGCTGCGAGCGCGCGCTCGCGGACGGCGTGGAGGTCGTGGACGTGTCGACGCCCTGCCTCCTCACCATCAGCAATGAGATGAACACGCCCCGCCTCCCCTCGGTGAAGGGGATCCTGACCGCCTCGCGCAAGCAGATCCCCCTCTGGAAGGCGGCGGACTTGGGGCTGGACGCGGCCAGCGTCGGGGCGGCGGCGGCCACCATGGAACTCACCAGGCTTTATAAGCCCGTCTTCACGGGGCAGTGCGAATTCATCACGGGCGAAACGCTGGAGGAAGCGGCTGCAAACCTCGCCCTGCGCCTCCGGGCGGACAAGATCATCTAA
- a CDS encoding phosphoglycerate kinase, whose amino-acid sequence MAKKTIRDLDVHSKRVLMRVDFNVPQDKSGAITDDRRIRMALPSIRHVLERGGRLLLASHLGRPKGDGREANKQWTLAPVAKRLEQLLGRPVAFVPDCVGPEAERAAAALKDGECYLLENVRFHSAEEIKDKDAAKDPALKEKKLSFAKQMASLAEVYVNDAFGTCHRDNASMLTVPQLMAGKPRVAGFLLEKELKYLGDALDRPRRPFAAILGGAKVSDKIGVIEALLAKCDHVLIGGAMMFTFARAQGRKTGKSLVEEDKIAEAARLMKLGGGKLHLPADAVAAPEIKSGAPAQVVEGDVPEGQMGLDIGPKAVQEFSRLIQEARTVVWNGPMGVFETKPFDAGTRAVAEALAAATAKGATTVIGGGDSAAAIEQMGLSEKVSHVSTGGGASLEFLEGRPFKAVEVLDEA is encoded by the coding sequence ATGGCGAAGAAGACCATCAGGGACCTCGACGTTCACTCGAAGCGCGTGCTCATGCGGGTGGACTTCAACGTCCCCCAGGACAAGTCCGGCGCCATCACGGACGACCGCCGCATCCGGATGGCGCTTCCCAGCATCCGCCACGTCCTGGAGAGGGGCGGGAGGCTCCTCCTCGCGAGCCACCTGGGCCGTCCCAAGGGGGACGGCCGGGAGGCCAACAAACAGTGGACCCTGGCGCCGGTGGCCAAGCGCCTGGAGCAGCTGCTCGGCCGGCCGGTCGCCTTCGTCCCCGATTGCGTGGGGCCGGAGGCCGAGCGCGCCGCCGCGGCCCTGAAGGACGGGGAATGCTACCTGCTCGAGAACGTCCGCTTCCACTCCGCCGAGGAGATCAAGGACAAGGACGCCGCGAAGGACCCCGCCCTGAAGGAGAAGAAGCTCTCCTTCGCCAAGCAGATGGCCTCCCTGGCCGAGGTCTACGTGAACGACGCCTTCGGCACCTGCCACCGCGACAACGCCAGCATGCTCACCGTGCCCCAGCTCATGGCGGGCAAGCCCCGGGTCGCGGGCTTCCTCCTCGAGAAGGAGCTCAAGTACCTGGGCGACGCCCTGGACCGCCCCCGGCGGCCCTTCGCCGCCATCCTGGGCGGGGCCAAGGTCTCGGACAAGATCGGGGTCATCGAGGCCTTGCTGGCCAAGTGCGACCACGTCCTCATCGGGGGCGCCATGATGTTCACCTTCGCCCGGGCCCAGGGCCGCAAGACCGGCAAGAGCCTGGTCGAGGAGGACAAGATCGCCGAGGCGGCCCGCCTGATGAAGCTCGGGGGCGGGAAGCTCCACCTCCCGGCCGACGCCGTCGCGGCGCCCGAGATCAAGAGCGGAGCGCCCGCCCAGGTCGTCGAGGGGGACGTGCCCGAGGGCCAGATGGGGCTGGACATCGGGCCCAAGGCCGTCCAAGAGTTCTCCCGCCTCATCCAGGAGGCGCGCACGGTGGTGTGGAACGGACCGATGGGGGTCTTCGAGACCAAGCCCTTCGACGCGGGCACCCGGGCCGTCGCCGAGGCGCTGGCCGCCGCGACGGCCAAGGGGGCCACCACCGTCATCGGCGGGGGGGACAGCGCGGCCGCCATCGAACAAATGGGCCTGAGCGAGAAGGTCTCCCACGTGAGCACGGGCGGGGGCGCGAGCCTCGAGTTCCTGGAGGGCCGGCCCTTCAAGGCGGTCGAGGTGCTCGACGAGGCGTAG
- a CDS encoding helix-turn-helix domain-containing protein, translated as MAKPSDLKEVGKRIAQARKKRGLNPNQLARKADISWANLIRYEEGKNEPGAGKLLRIADALGVTVDWLLGRDGAAEQEEARPLDVAVRVADGVQGPGRLRDVDFRAVPLVSGSIAAGKSRIVEEAIEEYALIHVSQLGRRGDVVAVRVSREMGRSMLPLIQPGAVVAIDRRDKVITPEGIYAVRDEAGGCTLKRLQWTPPRLWLIPENRDEPVSHLDLPDEDPGARIVGRVVWAYQPFV; from the coding sequence ATGGCCAAGCCCTCCGATCTCAAGGAAGTGGGGAAGCGCATCGCCCAGGCCCGCAAGAAGCGGGGCCTCAACCCGAACCAACTGGCCCGCAAGGCGGACATCTCCTGGGCCAATCTCATCCGCTACGAGGAGGGGAAGAACGAGCCGGGGGCGGGGAAGCTCCTCCGCATCGCCGATGCCTTGGGGGTGACGGTGGACTGGCTTCTGGGCCGGGACGGGGCCGCCGAGCAAGAGGAGGCGCGGCCCCTCGACGTGGCGGTCCGGGTCGCGGACGGGGTCCAGGGGCCCGGGCGGCTGCGGGATGTGGACTTCCGGGCCGTGCCCCTCGTATCCGGTTCCATCGCCGCCGGGAAGAGCCGCATCGTGGAGGAGGCGATCGAGGAATACGCCCTCATCCACGTCTCCCAGCTCGGGAGGCGGGGGGACGTGGTCGCCGTCCGGGTGAGCCGCGAGATGGGGCGGAGCATGCTCCCCCTCATCCAGCCCGGGGCGGTGGTCGCCATCGACCGCCGGGACAAGGTCATCACGCCGGAGGGAATCTACGCCGTGCGCGACGAGGCGGGCGGCTGCACCCTCAAGCGGCTCCAGTGGACGCCGCCCCGGCTGTGGCTCATTCCGGAGAACCGCGACGAGCCCGTCTCCCACCTCGACCTTCCGGACGAGGACCCCGGGGCGCGCATCGTGGGGCGGGTGGTGTGGGCCTACCAGCCGTTCGTGTAA
- the msrP gene encoding protein-methionine-sulfoxide reductase catalytic subunit MsrP: protein MNFIRKPGWAIPEREATPEEVFFGRRKFLMGAAGALAGGLAGSLAGPMAAGAAPAKEAEDKTLGLYPAKRNPAFTLDRPLTEEKVAARFNNFYEFGGSKTISWLAQRLKIRPWQVKVGGLVRNPKTYDIDDLVRSMPLEERLSRFRCVEAWAMAVPWTGFPLAALVKAAEPTSEARYVKFTTFYDRTVALGQIWPTYPWPYVEALTIEEAMNELALMATGVYGKPLPKQHGAPLRLITPWKYGFKSIKSIVSIEFTKERPVSFWEKVQASEYGFWANVNPGFDHPRWSQKTEKMLGTEEERPTLLFNGYGKWVAAMYPDLKDRRYFM from the coding sequence ATGAACTTCATCCGAAAGCCCGGCTGGGCCATTCCCGAGCGGGAGGCCACGCCCGAGGAGGTGTTCTTCGGCCGGCGGAAGTTCCTCATGGGGGCGGCGGGCGCCCTGGCCGGGGGGCTGGCCGGCAGCCTTGCCGGCCCAATGGCCGCCGGGGCCGCCCCGGCGAAGGAGGCGGAGGACAAGACGCTGGGCCTCTACCCGGCCAAGCGCAACCCGGCCTTCACCCTGGACCGCCCCCTGACGGAGGAGAAGGTGGCGGCCCGCTTCAACAACTTCTACGAGTTCGGGGGGAGCAAGACCATCTCCTGGCTCGCCCAGCGCCTGAAGATCCGGCCCTGGCAGGTGAAGGTCGGGGGCCTGGTCCGAAACCCCAAGACCTACGACATCGACGATCTCGTCCGCTCCATGCCGCTCGAGGAGCGCCTGAGCCGCTTCCGCTGCGTCGAGGCCTGGGCCATGGCGGTGCCCTGGACGGGCTTCCCACTCGCCGCTCTGGTCAAGGCGGCCGAGCCCACGAGCGAGGCCCGCTACGTGAAGTTCACCACCTTCTACGACCGCACCGTGGCCCTCGGCCAGATCTGGCCCACCTATCCCTGGCCCTACGTGGAGGCGCTGACCATCGAGGAGGCGATGAACGAGCTCGCGCTGATGGCGACGGGGGTCTACGGCAAGCCCCTCCCCAAGCAGCACGGGGCGCCGCTGCGCCTCATCACGCCCTGGAAGTACGGCTTCAAGAGCATCAAGTCCATCGTCTCGATCGAGTTCACGAAGGAGCGCCCGGTGAGCTTCTGGGAGAAGGTCCAGGCCAGCGAGTACGGCTTCTGGGCGAACGTGAACCCCGGGTTCGACCACCCGCGCTGGTCCCAGAAGACCGAGAAGATGCTGGGGACGGAGGAGGAGCGCCCCACCCTCCTCTTCAACGGCTACGGGAAATGGGTGGCCGCGATGTACCCGGACCTCAAGGACCGCAGGTACTTCATGTAG
- a CDS encoding cyclase family protein, which produces MKIIDLSREIYHRTPQYPGQPSIIVGMWKDHDEAFRDSGNVWGNAVMYFSMPDHGTTHLDAPRHFHKTGTSIDKFPLERCIVPGVCLDFRHMAPRAEITPKHLEEAAAKAGAPIPKGGTVLLCTGHHARTFPKPAYNTDNPGVNVAATEWLAKQGIVSFGIDSMRPGPEGSVNSLVHKACHELGITHMESLVNLEELVGKGQFQFIGLPLKIKEGTGSPIRAVAILEN; this is translated from the coding sequence ATGAAGATCATCGACCTCAGCCGCGAGATCTACCACCGGACCCCCCAGTACCCGGGCCAGCCCTCCATCATCGTGGGGATGTGGAAGGACCACGACGAGGCCTTCCGCGACTCGGGCAACGTGTGGGGCAACGCCGTCATGTATTTCTCGATGCCCGACCACGGGACGACCCACCTAGACGCGCCCCGCCACTTCCACAAGACCGGGACGAGCATCGACAAGTTCCCGCTCGAGCGCTGCATCGTCCCGGGCGTGTGCCTGGACTTCCGCCACATGGCCCCCCGGGCCGAGATCACGCCCAAGCACCTCGAGGAGGCGGCGGCGAAGGCGGGCGCGCCCATCCCCAAGGGGGGCACCGTCCTCCTCTGCACCGGCCATCACGCCCGCACCTTCCCCAAGCCGGCCTACAACACCGACAACCCGGGAGTGAACGTCGCCGCCACCGAATGGCTGGCCAAGCAGGGGATCGTGAGCTTCGGCATCGATTCCATGCGCCCGGGGCCAGAGGGGAGCGTCAATTCGCTCGTTCACAAGGCCTGCCACGAGCTGGGCATCACCCACATGGAGAGCCTCGTCAATCTGGAGGAGCTCGTCGGGAAGGGCCAATTCCAGTTCATCGGCCTGCCTCTCAAGATCAAGGAGGGGACCGGAAGTCCCATCCGGGCCGTGGCCATTCTGGAAAATTAG